Proteins from a genomic interval of Lacticaseibacillus pabuli:
- a CDS encoding pilin N-terminal domain-containing protein encodes MQLSKQSVVSALFICGVALSMGSSATVFASTDTGVAVASSSSVVNSNASEEGGDEANVITQDTDSSSSSSETEAVTATKVLLTPAEAEQAVKQVIEIHQVTPTQGAADKELASTFNAGVNGSTWKVYDVTPRFDELVKSQKADTKDTDAMAQIQLTLSAEAGKADDYQLVNSGVTKTVNGEPGVLDIQVTVPAHSYKAYTFVNTASPNRVDQAASFTLVLPVADNDGNFPAKQVIEPKSGVTPKPVTTTKLQQTGHTLDAGTTVAGMSLAVLGAVGAGAVVKKRKTE; translated from the coding sequence CTCGGCGTTATTTATTTGCGGCGTTGCACTGAGTATGGGCTCAAGTGCGACCGTGTTTGCATCGACTGATACTGGTGTCGCAGTAGCTAGTAGCTCGAGCGTTGTAAACAGTAATGCTTCTGAGGAGGGCGGCGATGAAGCAAACGTGATCACTCAGGATACTGATTCAAGCTCAAGCAGTTCTGAGACCGAAGCGGTGACGGCTACCAAAGTGCTGTTGACTCCTGCTGAGGCAGAACAGGCTGTGAAGCAAGTTATTGAGATCCATCAAGTAACGCCTACCCAAGGAGCGGCTGACAAAGAGCTTGCCAGCACTTTTAATGCGGGAGTTAACGGATCGACTTGGAAAGTTTATGATGTGACACCGCGTTTTGATGAGCTGGTGAAGTCTCAAAAGGCGGATACCAAGGATACAGATGCAATGGCTCAGATTCAGTTAACGTTAAGTGCTGAAGCTGGTAAAGCGGATGACTATCAACTTGTGAATAGCGGTGTGACCAAGACTGTCAACGGAGAGCCCGGCGTTTTAGACATTCAAGTAACGGTACCTGCTCACAGCTATAAAGCTTATACGTTCGTTAACACAGCTTCGCCGAATCGTGTGGATCAAGCGGCTAGTTTTACCTTAGTCTTGCCAGTTGCCGATAATGATGGTAACTTTCCGGCAAAACAGGTGATCGAACCAAAATCAGGGGTCACACCCAAGCCAGTAACGACAACAAAGTTACAACAGACTGGGCACACACTGGATGCAGGAACGACTGTGGCTGGTATGAGTCTAGCAGTGTTAGGAGCAGTTGGTGCTGGCGCAGTGGTCAAGAAACGTAAAACTGAATAA
- a CDS encoding pilin, with the protein MSKVTTILQYIITAIGTISGLYATVKLGIYGMAHMEKNPQKVEQARDGLKNVAIGLLITIAAAAIVSWLKAA; encoded by the coding sequence ATGAGTAAAGTCACCACAATTCTGCAATACATCATTACAGCAATCGGGACAATTTCTGGACTGTATGCGACGGTCAAGTTGGGGATTTACGGCATGGCGCACATGGAGAAGAACCCGCAAAAGGTTGAACAAGCCCGTGATGGACTAAAAAACGTTGCAATTGGGTTGTTGATTACGATTGCGGCTGCGGCGATTGTATCCTGGCTGAAAGCAGCTTAA